TTGGATCGATTTCAACTGCGATTACCTTTTTTGCTCGTTCTGCAAGCATCGAGGTTAAAAAACCGAAACCCGCACCAATATCTAAGACTACGTCGTTGGGTCCTATATTGGCGTAATCTATCATTCGCTCTAAAAGAGAAGAATCTACAACAAAGCTCTGGCTTAGTCGCTTCTTCGGTTTGATATTATAAAGATGTAAAAGTTGCTTGGTCTCATGAAGAAGGTTCATTCATCTCGCCATTTTATAATTATGGAGCGCGAGTGAAAAACCGGTACTTAGTTTCACCAGTGAGCTCCTCAATTATTCGTTTAGTAAGTAACTTGACGGGGTCTGGCAAATCTGTTCTTGCCTTAAGATCCTCAAAACTCTGGAAGGGTTTCGCCTCCCTTGCCTTGATAATTGCCCACATGTATTTTTTCCCAATTCCCGGTATAAGCTCAAGTGCATGCATCCTTGGGGTTACAGCTTGCGCTTGATTGAAAAACTCCATGAATCGCTGCTCTTGTGCTTTTACTATTTCTTCGATGACTACCGGCAATTCGCTTTTCGCGTTGGAGGTGAGTTCATCGTAACTAATGCGTCCAGTGATATGTTCAATTTTATCTCTTAGATCTTTCCCAACGTAAACTCTCTCACGTGGAGCAAAGGTAGCTCCTTCCTTGGCAATGGCCTCAAGTAGAGTGAAGTAGGCCTCGCCAATAAGTTGAATGGTTGGCTCTGCTCTAAAGGTTGCCCTTTCCCGGGTAGGCCTCCCGTGGGGAAGATAATCCAGGATGCGCGCGTACTCCTCGTATTTTTTGGACTTTTCCATAATCGTATCCACGCTTACTGCTAGAAAGCAGATCGCCAAAATCTATTCTTTTTTTCGATACTCATCTAGAAGATTCAACATTTCTTCAAGTTGAGAACCAGCGATTATTTTTCGCTTCCCAGCAGTAAAAAATACCCGTAATTCCTCTATACTGCTTGGCATGCAGTTTACGATTTGAACTGCTTCTCCTATTTCCAGGGCAAATGTCTTAACAAGTTTATTTATTAATTCCTCTGCCTTTTCCAGATCTATTTTAGAGAATTTTATTGTATAATCCAATGTTCTTTGTTGAAACTGGTCTAGTTCAGCGGTACCTCTCGTCTCCAAGATTTTTTTAACTTCAGGAATTGAGATAATTTTTTCTTGCAGATATTTCTTAGGCAAATTAGGTCCCTCATCAGTGCTTTATTGATAGGGTTTAATGTGCTCGGGCCTAGCGATTACTGTTTTTGCTCCCGGAGCTTCCAAACTGATAACGTAGGCACGCCCTCTTTTCTCTTGTATAACCCCAACCTTTCCATGATAACGCCGGTGCGGCATACCCTTGTGAAACGCGGGATCAATCATGATAACTACTTTATCGCCTACATTATATTCATGAAGTAAACGACCTAGTGGGCGCATCCCTGTTTCTCGTGGACATTTTCTGAAGAGGGATCTTGTCTTGACACGGTAGCCTTTTGTCTTCGACATTTATTTTCCTTCCGTGCATACTTCAATTACATCAAGTTCAGCGCAATCTGCTTTAGCCCCGACTAGTTCCGTGACGCTAGGCTTTGTCCTCCCTCCATCACCAGTTATCATTTCCTT
The nucleotide sequence above comes from Candidatus Bathyarchaeota archaeon. Encoded proteins:
- a CDS encoding DUF655 domain-containing protein is translated as MEKSKKYEEYARILDYLPHGRPTRERATFRAEPTIQLIGEAYFTLLEAIAKEGATFAPRERVYVGKDLRDKIEHITGRISYDELTSNAKSELPVVIEEIVKAQEQRFMEFFNQAQAVTPRMHALELIPGIGKKYMWAIIKAREAKPFQSFEDLKARTDLPDPVKLLTKRIIEELTGETKYRFFTRAP
- a CDS encoding RNA polymerase Rpb4; amino-acid sequence: MPKKYLQEKIISIPEVKKILETRGTAELDQFQQRTLDYTIKFSKIDLEKAEELINKLVKTFALEIGEAVQIVNCMPSSIEELRVFFTAGKRKIIAGSQLEEMLNLLDEYRKKE
- a CDS encoding 50S ribosomal protein L21e gives rise to the protein MSKTKGYRVKTRSLFRKCPRETGMRPLGRLLHEYNVGDKVVIMIDPAFHKGMPHRRYHGKVGVIQEKRGRAYVISLEAPGAKTVIARPEHIKPYQ